Genomic segment of Macellibacteroides fermentans:
ATTCAGTCGGTTAAATTCGATCTGACGTGGACGGTAATCGTCGTCTTTCTTAAGCAAATCAATAAAATAATCATATAAAGGACGGTGAACCTCAAATTCTAATGTACACAATGAATGAGTCACTCCTTCAAAATAATCACTTTCACCATGTGCAAAATCATACATAGGATAAGCTTTCCACGCTGTGCCGGTACGATGGTGCGGGTGTTTTATGATACGATATATGATAGGATCGCGGAAGTGCATGTTGCTTGAAGCCATATCGATTTTGGCACGTAATACCATGCTGCCTTCTTCAAAGTCACCTTGATTCATACGATTAAACAAATCAAGACTTTCTTCTACCGGGCGATCGCGAAAAGGACTGTTTGTTCCCGGTTGGGTAGGAGTTCCTTTCTGTTGAGCGATAATTTCTGCACTTTGTTCGTCCACATAGGCTTTGCCTTCCTTAATGAGACGAACTGCAAAATCCCATAATTGAGGAAAATAATCTGAAGCGTAATATACATTTTCCCAATGAAAGCCAAGCCATTTGATGTCTTCCATGATTGAGTCTACATACTCAACATCCTCCTTTACCGGATTGGTATCGTCAAAACGCAGGTTGCAAATCCCGTTATAACGTTCGGCAATTCCAAAGTCCAGACAAATCGCTTTGGCATGACCGATATGCAGGTAACCGTTGGGCTCCGGCGGAAAACGGGTTTGAATTCTTTTGCCGTTCTTTCCAGCAGCCAAATCACTCTCTACGAAAGCCTCTATAAAGTTAAGACTCTTTTTTCCTTCTTCCTCTTTAATATTGATCTCGCTCATATGTTACAAAGTATAATACGATGTTATTTTAATTTTTAAACGACAAAGATAGGGCTTTCTTCGCAGTATTAACTAATTTTGCGGGCAAAAAGAATATATGGACGCCGAGATAAAATCAAAGTTGATCAATCGTGTGAAAGAAAATCCTTATTTAAATCATCTGGGTATAGAATTTACAAGTATTGAAGAAGGCAAGGTTGAAGCTAAAATGCCATTAGCAGCAGAACATAAACAATATAGTGGAGTGATACACGGTGGGGTGGTAGCTGCACTGGCCGATACTATAGCCGGTTTTGCAGCTTATACAGTAACTCCGGTAAATTTGGATGTACTAACGGCAGAGCTTAAAGTTTCCTTTCTAAGGGGGGCATGGGGAAATGAACTTATTGCCAAAGGAATCTTAATTAAAGCTGGTAGAAGAGTTCATTTCAGTGAATGTGAAATATATTGTGATGATGTAATGGTTGCCAAGGCTTCGGGTACATTTTGCATTGTAAACGAATACATCAAACCTGATTAATTTTAGAAAATAAATCTCAGATTTGATGTGTTTTATGTTAAGTAATAATGGGTAAAAAGACTTTCCTCTATTCGGTAATCTTTTTACCTATTATTTTGTAACCCTCGGCATTTGGATGTAAGCCGTCTCCAAAGAGTGACTCATTAATTTGTCCATTGGAAAGAAGCAGGTCTTTGTTCACATTTTTATATATTAAACCCTGTTTCTTTGCTAATTTACTAATCTCTTTGTTGATTGACGCAACTCTTTTTTCCATACCTCTTCGAGGTAAAATACCTAGTACTGTAACTGTTGCTTCGGGCTGACGCTGACGGATTGCCTTGTAAAGAAAGTCCAATCCTGCCAAAATCTCTTTATCACTATTCACTCCAAAATTATTCGTCCCGATTTTAATAAGAATTCGGTCGGCCTTATATCCATCAAGCTCACCATGGTATACACGCCATAATACATTTTCAATCCGGTCCCATCCATAGCCAAAGTTACGGAAGCCAAGTGGCTCCATATATGCTTCCCAACTATCTTTTCCCGTTGAATGCGGACCTTTGGGCTCTCCTCCCCAAAAATGCATGATTGAATTGCCAAATACAACGGCTTTCGGAGGATTTGCTTTATTCATTTGAAGGATTTCGCGGTGACGTTTGAGCCATTCATAGTTTCCTGGTTCTCTACGTTGAGTAACCGGGCAGGTCGTTGTGAGGTTTCCTTTGGGCATTTTTAAAATTTCACGTATTTTTTTATTGTACGCATCAGCATAAAATTGCATTCCTAAATCTGAAGGATGTACATAATCAACCCAACTGTCCATCGAAAAATTCAATTCTTCGTTAGAAAGATACCACAAATCTTTAACCCCTTCTGCTATTAAGCTTTCGTAGGCTTTTCGAGAAGCTTTATTAGGAATTGTATAATCTCTCAGGCGGGTTGTATCTAAGCCAGCATTGCTATAACCTGCATGCTCGGTCAACAAAATAGGAGTGTTGTGCTTAGATCGGATTTGCTTTACGGCATCTACAACCTTTTTAAAAACATCCTCTTCTTTATATCCGGAAAGATTGGGTAAACAATCTAGAATATATAGTTGTGCATCCAGTTCATTAATATAGTTTATCACCTCCTTTTCTAATTTGCCATTTCCCGAAAATCCAAGGTTAATCACAGGTAAATCCAACGAACGTGATACTATATTTGTCCACGCCATGCCAGGACGGGTTGCACAAGCTCCCTGAGTTATGGAGGTGCCATAGGCCACTATGGGTAATTCTTCTCGTAAAGGAATGAATTCTAAATCTGCATTTTCCGGAATTCCAATCTCTAACCACTTAACAGATGTATAAGTTGGTAAATAAAGGCGATATTCGAAACCCAAGTTATGATATTTGTCTTTTGCATCAATTTTGTAATTGAAAGAGATCGTATCTCCCCACTTATAGCTGCCGGAAGCTAACTTCAGATTTCCATCACTGTCTATTGCATAAAGATCTATTCCGGAAACGCCTGTATTAGGCATGTGAGGCATAGAATAAGATCCTTCCACCTTGTAGCGAATGGTAATATTATTTGCATTTGAATAGAAGTGAATGGCAAGACCTGCCGAATTGCGTGATAAGTTCCATACAGGTTCTCTCACTTCATTTTTTGCTCTTTGGGGTAGCCTGGCATAGGAATTACCAATTTCTTTTGTCCATCCTTGGTTCTGAACAACCGGATAATCCGTATTCATCGGATTAAACCATTTTTGCTGTGCATTTGCCGGTAACAGAAACAGACAAAGCATAAATAAACTTGTAATCTTTAAATTTAACATAGTATTTAATTGAAATTTGATACAAAACTGACAAAGATAATACATTTTTAAAAACTAAAAATTTGTAAAAGCTCTTATCTTTGCAGGATTAATTATAAAATAAAAAGACCATGAATTGTAAACTTGTATGTCTAACCTTATTTCTAGCTTATGGCCTGCAGGCTGTGGCTCAAAAAAGTTATCAGTTAGATTCTCCCGACGGTAAATTAAAAACCGTAGTTAATGTAGATAAAATTATCTCATTTTCAGTTTCGCACGAAGAAACAGAGGTACTGGCTCCATCTTCAATTTCAATGTCTCTTGAAGGAGATGAGATACTTGGCTTACATGCTAAAGTTGCTAAAGTAACTAGAAGCGCTGTCAATAAGGTTATTCCTTCTCCATTTTATAAAAAGGCGGAGGTTACCGATTCCTACAACGGAATGAGCTTGAATTTTAAAGGTAATTGGTCTATTGAATTCAGAGCTTATAATGATGGATTGGCTTATCGTTTTGTTACTAGAAAGAAAGGTG
This window contains:
- a CDS encoding PaaI family thioesterase, whose translation is MDAEIKSKLINRVKENPYLNHLGIEFTSIEEGKVEAKMPLAAEHKQYSGVIHGGVVAALADTIAGFAAYTVTPVNLDVLTAELKVSFLRGAWGNELIAKGILIKAGRRVHFSECEIYCDDVMVAKASGTFCIVNEYIKPD
- a CDS encoding SGNH/GDSL hydrolase family protein; the protein is MLNLKITSLFMLCLFLLPANAQQKWFNPMNTDYPVVQNQGWTKEIGNSYARLPQRAKNEVREPVWNLSRNSAGLAIHFYSNANNITIRYKVEGSYSMPHMPNTGVSGIDLYAIDSDGNLKLASGSYKWGDTISFNYKIDAKDKYHNLGFEYRLYLPTYTSVKWLEIGIPENADLEFIPLREELPIVAYGTSITQGACATRPGMAWTNIVSRSLDLPVINLGFSGNGKLEKEVINYINELDAQLYILDCLPNLSGYKEEDVFKKVVDAVKQIRSKHNTPILLTEHAGYSNAGLDTTRLRDYTIPNKASRKAYESLIAEGVKDLWYLSNEELNFSMDSWVDYVHPSDLGMQFYADAYNKKIREILKMPKGNLTTTCPVTQRREPGNYEWLKRHREILQMNKANPPKAVVFGNSIMHFWGGEPKGPHSTGKDSWEAYMEPLGFRNFGYGWDRIENVLWRVYHGELDGYKADRILIKIGTNNFGVNSDKEILAGLDFLYKAIRQRQPEATVTVLGILPRRGMEKRVASINKEISKLAKKQGLIYKNVNKDLLLSNGQINESLFGDGLHPNAEGYKIIGKKITE